A genomic window from Ignavibacteria bacterium includes:
- a CDS encoding DUF3098 domain-containing protein, whose amino-acid sequence MQPKIKSKKTQIGKSKVKKEFSFPLEKENFMIIGLGILLLIIGYFLMSENSVDGFLPTVVAPILLVAGYCVVIPYGILKKPKSEMVSAPAEVNQEAETSNIKTS is encoded by the coding sequence ATGCAGCCAAAAATTAAAAGTAAAAAAACTCAGATAGGAAAATCCAAGGTTAAGAAGGAATTTTCCTTTCCGCTGGAAAAAGAGAATTTTATGATAATAGGATTAGGCATACTGCTCCTTATCATAGGTTATTTTCTTATGTCTGAAAATTCAGTTGACGGATTTTTACCTACTGTAGTTGCTCCAATATTACTGGTTGCGGGATATTGTGTTGTAATTCCCTACGGTATTCTTAAAAAACCGAAGAGTGAAATGGTATCTGCGCCTGCAGAAGTAAATCAGGAAGCTGAAACATCAAATATAAAAACCAGCTAA
- a CDS encoding PorT family protein, producing the protein MKIRTILLALLLVVTTVSVYSQSKLSLGFEAGINIANANQTPSTSFGSKTGFIIGGMLDASISPQFSIAPGIRFITKGNSYSGADGVASNSLSVIEIDALLKVKFPLTEIKPYIFAGPNLGFILSATYSQTPTGGTSSSQDVSSNVETIDFGLMFGGGLDFKVAPTMDIFGQFGYSLGLSNIQKNNPASTTKTTGIQLTTGLRFKL; encoded by the coding sequence ATGAAAATCAGAACAATTTTGTTAGCATTATTACTGGTGGTTACAACAGTATCTGTTTATTCACAATCTAAACTTTCACTGGGTTTTGAAGCGGGAATAAACATTGCAAACGCAAATCAAACACCTTCAACTTCATTCGGTTCAAAAACCGGTTTTATTATTGGAGGTATGTTAGATGCAAGTATTTCACCTCAGTTTTCAATTGCACCGGGGATCAGGTTTATTACTAAAGGTAATTCATATTCCGGAGCAGATGGAGTAGCTTCGAACAGCTTAAGTGTTATCGAAATTGACGCTTTATTAAAAGTAAAATTTCCTCTCACTGAAATAAAACCATATATTTTTGCAGGTCCGAACCTTGGATTTATTTTATCTGCAACCTACTCACAAACACCAACAGGAGGTACATCCTCTTCACAGGATGTGAGCTCTAATGTTGAAACTATCGATTTTGGTCTTATGTTTGGAGGCGGTTTAGATTTCAAGGTTGCCCCAACCATGGATATTTTTGGACAGTTTGGTTATTCATTGGGACTTTCAAATATTCAGAAAAATAATCCTGCTTCAACTACTAAAACAACAGGTATACAGTTGACAACCGGCTTAAGATTTAAATTATAA